In Pseudohongiella acticola, the sequence GTTGCGTTTGTCCGCGCGATTCAGGCGTACATCGGCAATGCCATTGTGCAGGTTGACGGTGACGCGGTTGTCCTTGATGCCATCAATGTGCATGGTGTCTCCTGGGGGCGCTCAGGCCAGTCTTGCATAAATAAAAACGTCTGTGGCGTCCGGTAAGTCGTCACTGGTAAACGCCTGACGGATCACCTCAATAATCTCAAACCCGCGCGATTTCAGGGTTTCGATCAACAGGTCGGTATTATGGTAGTAAGTGCAAACCCAGTCTATATTGTTTCTGCTTTGCAATCCTGAGTCGGTGTAATCGCCTTCCATAAAACTGATGTACAGAATGCCGCCGGGATTCAGCATGTCTTGCGCGTCGTGAATGAATTTTGCCACTTCTACCCGTGTCAGGTACGGGAAACAGAAGCCGGCGATAATGGCGTCATAGTGTCCTCCCAGTGAGGCGATCTGCCTGCAGTCCATCACTGTAAAGGTCGCCGTAGGGTTATTGCTTTTGGCAAGCTCGACCATCTTCGGCGACAGATCGATCCCGTGAAGCTTACGTTTGGGGAAATCCTTAAGCAGGAATCGGGCAATATTTCCGGGCCCACTTGCTGCGTCGAGAATCGAAGCCTCGGCAGCCAACAGATCTGACAACGGTCCGTACGTCTCAACGTAGGGGCCATGGTCCATATATTTGTTTTGGTACTCTGCGGCGTACTTGTCAAACGTCGCAATGGTTTGCTTCAGGTCGTCCATTGTTGTTCTCGGGTCAGGGTGGTATTGCACTCCAGGTCCGGTCAAATGACCTGACCGTAAAATAAATTTTGTATCCGGGCTATGCTACCATCAAATTCAACAATCGGAACGAAGGGTTAATCATGAGCAAAGGGTTGTTTGATCTGAGCGGCAAAGTGGCACTGGTCACGGGCGGCAATGGTGGCATTGGTCTGGGTTTTGCCATGGGTATCGCCCGGCAGGGCGGTGATGTGTGTATCTGGGGGCGTAATGCGGACAAGAACCGGGATGCGCTGGCGCAGCTCAAACCCTATGGTACCCGCTGTCATGCCATCAGCTGTGATGTTGTGGATGAAACCGTGGTAGATCAGGCCTTTGCCGAGACACTGGAAGAGTTCGGGCGAGTAGACGGGTGTTTTGCCAATGCCGGTGTCGGTGGCGGCGGTCGCTTTGATGAGCTGACACTGGCGCAATGGCGGCGAGTGATGGCAGTCAATCTGGATGGCCTGTTTTTGACCCTGCGGGCGGCGGCACGACACATGAAAGCACGGGCAGAAGCCGGGGACGCCGGTGGACGCCTGATAGGCACTTCATCCATCGGCGCAAAGCTGGGCATGGTCGGCGGTGAGGCCTATGCCGGCAGCAAGGGTGCGGTATTGTCGATCATGAAAGGGCTGGCTGTGGAGTACGCCCGCTACGGCGTGACAGCAAACTCCGTGCTGCCCGGTCATATCGAAACCGCGATGACCGAAGAAACCTATCAAAGCGAGAAATTCCACAATGCCATCATGCCGCGCGTTCCGGCGCGCCGCTGGGGGACGCCGGAAGATTTTGAAGGTATTGCCGCCTATCTGATGAGTGATGCCAGCCAGTACCACACGGGGGACAGCTTTGTTATCGATGGGGGTTTCATCATCTGACTATTTTGGTTGAGACCGTTGGTTGACACCGCCAGTGCTCGGGCCTACATCTCCCGTAGTGAGTTGTAGGCCTTGCTCATGGCAATGCGTTCTTTTTCTTCACCTGCCTGCAGGTCCGCGAACACATCACGCACTTCCGGCACGTTGCTGCCGTCGTGCAGTACCGTGAGTAATTCCTCGATGTAGCGCTCCGCACGCTGGCCCAGATCATAGAAGTCGTCAGGGTCCAGGTTGGCGGCTGCTTCCGGCTTCAGTTCAGCCTCCAGGTTGCTCAGGAAATCGTTGGGGTCCTCCGGGTACGATATCTGCAACATGGTATCCAGAATACGTTGCGGTGCTGTCTCCTGGTACGACGTCAGGGTTTCCACCAGGCGCAGCTCGCGACGCTGCATTTCTTCCGCCAGCAGTTTGGAGAACTTGTTCTCCATCATGGCGCTCAGACGACCATACATATTGGCCAGCTTCTGATGGAACCGGATCAATATGGTGAGAAGATGGGTCACTTTGTCGTAGCTGGGTACGCGAGTCATGAATTCTCCTTGTCCTTGTCGTGCGTTTCCAATGTGTCTGCCCAGCATACCGGTTTCATTGGCTTTCGTCAGCCCGCGCCAGCAGCGCTCCGGGCAGGTGCTGTACACAGCTTGTCGGTATGGAAAGCGTTGATAGTGGCATTGAGAGGTTTATGTCTGTGCGGTTTTAAGCGAAAATGCAGCACTTGCAGCACCGCTCGACGGCGGGATAGCTGGGTTTTTAGGGGACAGCGGCGATATGATCTTGATGATCGACAATTACGACTCGTTTACCTACAACATCGTGCAGTATCTTGGCGAGTTGGGGGCAGATGTGCAGGTATACCGGAATGACGCGCTTTCGCTGTCAGACATTGAGGCGTTGGCCCCGGCCAAAATCGTGATATCCCCCGGCCCGTGCTCGCCCAGTGAGGCGGGGATTTCCATTGATGTGATCAAACACTTCGCTGGCAACATCCCGATTCTGGGGGTTTGTCTGGGACATCAAAGCATCGGGCAGGCCTTTGGCGGCGACGTTATCAGAGCCCGACAGGTTATGCATGGCAAGCTGTCGTCCATATACCACAACAACACCGGGGTCTTCAGCGAGCTGCCCAGCCCGTTTACGGCGACGCGGTATCATTCTCTGGTGGTCGACAGCAAAACCCTGCCCGAGTGTCTGGAAGTGACAGCCTGGACACAGCTGGCTGATGGCAGCATCGACGAGATTATGGGGCTGCGCCATAAAACCCTGGCATTGGAAGGCGTTCAGTTTCACCCTGAGTCCATCCTCAGTGAACACGGCCATCAGCTGCTGAAGAGTTTTCTGCAACGTTGACAT encodes:
- a CDS encoding class I SAM-dependent DNA methyltransferase; this translates as MDDLKQTIATFDKYAAEYQNKYMDHGPYVETYGPLSDLLAAEASILDAASGPGNIARFLLKDFPKRKLHGIDLSPKMVELAKSNNPTATFTVMDCRQIASLGGHYDAIIAGFCFPYLTRVEVAKFIHDAQDMLNPGGILYISFMEGDYTDSGLQSRNNIDWVCTYYHNTDLLIETLKSRGFEIIEVIRQAFTSDDLPDATDVFIYARLA
- a CDS encoding anthranilate synthase component II, whose product is MILMIDNYDSFTYNIVQYLGELGADVQVYRNDALSLSDIEALAPAKIVISPGPCSPSEAGISIDVIKHFAGNIPILGVCLGHQSIGQAFGGDVIRARQVMHGKLSSIYHNNTGVFSELPSPFTATRYHSLVVDSKTLPECLEVTAWTQLADGSIDEIMGLRHKTLALEGVQFHPESILSEHGHQLLKSFLQR
- a CDS encoding SDR family NAD(P)-dependent oxidoreductase, which codes for MSKGLFDLSGKVALVTGGNGGIGLGFAMGIARQGGDVCIWGRNADKNRDALAQLKPYGTRCHAISCDVVDETVVDQAFAETLEEFGRVDGCFANAGVGGGGRFDELTLAQWRRVMAVNLDGLFLTLRAAARHMKARAEAGDAGGRLIGTSSIGAKLGMVGGEAYAGSKGAVLSIMKGLAVEYARYGVTANSVLPGHIETAMTEETYQSEKFHNAIMPRVPARRWGTPEDFEGIAAYLMSDASQYHTGDSFVIDGGFII